A single window of Jaculus jaculus isolate mJacJac1 chromosome 14, mJacJac1.mat.Y.cur, whole genome shotgun sequence DNA harbors:
- the Coq8b gene encoding atypical kinase COQ8B, mitochondrial isoform X2 has translation MGLGIGTLAEVAKKSLPGGSAQSEGLSPLGSSPFLSEANAERIVQTLCTVRGAALKVGQMLSIQDNSLISPQVQRIFERVRQSADFMPRWQMLRVLEEELGKDWQTKVMSLEEVPFAAASIGQVHQGMLRDGTEVAVKIQYPGVAQSIQSDVQNLLAVLKVVVSLPEGLFAEQSLQALQQELAWECDYRREAACAQNFRQLLADDPFFRVPAVVKDLCTKRVLGMELAGGVPLDQCQGLSQDIRNQICFQLLKLCLRELFEFRFMQTDPNWANFLYDATKHQVTLLDFGASREFGTEFTDHYIEVVKAAADGDRDRVLQKSRDLKFLTGFETKAFSDAHVEAVMILGEPFAAPGPYDFGLGDTARRIQGLIPVLLRHRLRPPPEETYALHRKLAGAFLACAHLHAQIACRDLFQDTYHHYWASRQAQPLPAAT, from the exons ATGGGCTTAGGGATAGGCACCCTGGCTGAAGTGGCCAAGAAGTCCCTGCCAGGAGGAAGTGCACAGTCAG AGGGCCTCTCACCTCTGGGCTCCAGCCCTTTCTTGTCGGAGGCCAATGCCGAGCGCATCGTGCAGACGTTATGCACAGTACGGGGGGCTGCCCTCAAGGTCGGCCAAATGCTCAGCATCCAGG ACAATAGCCTGATCAGCCCCCAGGTGCAGCGCATCTTCGAGCGAGTCCGCCAGAGTGCCGACTTCATGCCCCGCTGGCAGATGCTG AGAGTTCTAGAAGAGGAGCTGGGCAAGGACTGGCAGACCAAGGTGATGTCCCTGGAGGAGGTGCCCTTTGCTGCCGCCTCTATTGggcaggtgcaccagggcatgcTGAGGGACGGGACGGAGGTGGCCGTGAAGATCCAG tACCCAGGTGTtgcccagagcatccagagcgaTGTCCAGAACCTCCTGGCTGTGCTCAAGGTGGTTGTGTCCCTGCCAGAGG GCCTGTTCGCGGAGCAGAGCCTGCAGGCCCTGCAGCAGGAGCTGGCTTGGGAATGTGACTACCGCCGGGAGGCCGCTTGTGCTCAGAACTTCAG GCAGCTCTTGGCAGATGACCCCTTCTTCCGAGTGCCCGCTGTGGTCAAGGACTTGTGTACGAAACGGGTACTGGGCATGGAACTGGCTGGAGGAGTCCCTTTGGACCAGTGCCAGGGCCTGAGCCAGGACATCCGAAACCAG aTTTGTTTCCAGCTCCTGAAGCTATGTCTGCGGGAGCTATTTGAGTTCAGATTCATGCAGACAGACCCCAACTGGGCCAACTTCCTGTATGATGCCACCAAGCACCAG GTGACTCTGCTAGACTTTGGTGCCAGCCGAGAATTTGGAACGGAGTTCACAGACCATTACATTGAG GTGGTGAAGGCAGCAGCTGATGGAGACAGAGACCGAGTCTTACAGAAATCCCGCGACCTCAAATTCCTCACTGGCTTTGAAACCAAG GCATTCTCTGACGCTCACGTGGAGGCAGTGATGATCCTGGGGGAGCCCTTTGCAGCTCCAGGCCCCTACGACTTCGGGCTGGGGGACACTGCCCGCCGCATCCAGGGCCTCATCCCAGTGCTGCTTCGCCACCGGCTGCGACCCCCACCCGAGGAGACCTACGCCCTCCACCGCAAGCTGGCAGGGGCTTTTTTGGCTTGTGCCCACCTCCACGCCCAAATCGCCTGCCGGGATCTCTTCCAGGACACCTACCACCACTACTGGGCCAGTCGCCAAGCTCAGCCACTGCCGGCTGCCACCTGA